The Actinomycetes bacterium genome contains a region encoding:
- a CDS encoding L-threonylcarbamoyladenylate synthase, giving the protein MARYFDVHPHDPQPRTIAQVAALVRDDALIAYPTDSCYALGCQLGSPTGAERIRRLRQLDDRHHFTLVCADFAQLGQFVQLDTTAFRAIKAVTPGPYTFILPATREVPRRLAHPKKRTVGVRIPDHPVVHTLLRELGEPLLSSTLLLPDEDEPMTEGWQIKEQLDHLLDAVVDSGDCGTEPTTVVDWSQGYPEVVRVGAGDPARFG; this is encoded by the coding sequence ATGGCCCGGTACTTCGACGTCCACCCGCACGACCCGCAGCCACGCACCATCGCGCAGGTCGCCGCGCTGGTGCGCGACGACGCCCTGATCGCCTACCCCACGGACTCCTGCTACGCCCTGGGCTGCCAGTTGGGCAGCCCGACGGGTGCCGAGCGAATCCGCCGGCTGCGGCAGCTGGACGACCGGCACCACTTCACCTTGGTCTGCGCGGACTTCGCCCAGCTCGGCCAGTTCGTCCAGCTGGACACCACCGCGTTCCGAGCCATCAAAGCCGTCACCCCAGGCCCCTACACGTTCATCCTGCCGGCCACCAGGGAGGTGCCTCGTCGGCTGGCCCACCCGAAGAAGCGGACGGTGGGCGTACGGATCCCCGACCACCCTGTCGTCCACACGCTGCTGCGCGAGCTCGGCGAGCCGCTGCTGTCGAGCACGCTGCTGCTGCCCGACGAGGACGAGCCGATGACCGAGGGCTGGCAGATCAAGGAGCAGCTGGACCACCTGCTGGACGCCGTGGTCGACTCGGGCGACTGCGGCACCGAGCCGACGACGGTCGTGGACTGGTCACAGGGCTACCCCGAGGTCGTCCGGGTCGGGGCAGGGGACCCCGCCCGTTTCGGGTAG